The following proteins are encoded in a genomic region of Candida albicans SC5314 chromosome 4, complete sequence:
- a CDS encoding uncharacterized protein (Protein of unknown function; Ras1 and Cyr1 repressed; rat catheter and Spider biofilm induced), translating to MIQKFTCVPATDYDVIVVSNGTESQIKSRVTTAKTARITYLHDLPSLSSYLSEVPNFTGKIIFMFFDGVQYIQDFICDAIDLYGKTPFSLIQNAYFYFDKLDPVNLDLQFNTVAVIVHDVLKKSNYMLDRIRGVYIDDLSLVGDRSIPMKRLICNFPNVEKFVLQSNAKITF from the coding sequence atgattcaaaaatttacatGTGTGCCTGCTACTGACTATGATGTCATTGTTGTTTCCAATGGGACCGAAagtcaaatcaaatctAGAGTAACTACCGCTAAAACGGCCAGAATAACGTATTTACACGATCTACCATCCTTGAGTTCATATCTTTCTGAAGTGCCCAACTTTACTGGGAAGATTATATTTATGTTTTTTGACGGGGTTCAATATATTCAAGATTTCATTTGTGATGCTATAGACCTTTATGGTAAAACCCCGTTTTCTTTAATTCAAAACGCttacttttattttgataaactCGATCCCGTGAACTTGGACCTTCAGTTTAATACTGTTGCTGTCATAGTCCATGAtgtgttgaaaaaatcaaattatatgTTAGATAGAATTCGTGGTGTTTATATCGATGATCTACTGTTGGTTGGTGATAGAAGCATTCCGATGAAAAGATTGATCTGCAATTTCCCAAATGTGGAAAAGTTTGTTTTACAAAGTAATGCCAAAATcacattttga
- a CDS encoding putative ubiquitin-protein ligase (Ortholog(s) have ubiquitin-protein transferase activity): protein METDEENKLLKKFLLQLPIKADFDFNKNVKKEIRKALFMSISSNGEYLNWLFPSAFLDNQSYQRDDMIKKVEDDYEWTFNNYYKALLSKRDPKHDTHSHRAYHKNSPCGRIFRKGEPIHRCLTCGFDDTCALCSHCFQPEYHEGHKVHIGICQRENGGVCDCGDPEAWTQELFCPYAVDEDSTPVHDKEIPEKLAASILTTIAIILDYMIDVIIHSDLQFKNPEETTVHAIELNTANSTLDPRKYGCHDNEFVDATNNQYYLMLYNDQVRYYRDAVQRVHLASKKVKDFAIMVTDKVQKFGKAKVISSRNIPLLLERQKILSATGLATCIRSHRDIFREDMCDELVSWLNDFSESELFKTNAAVKDLFCRAFCEKWENGLLGVSEIETNYSYKVGTLDSSLRIPKIPSREQNTDGHWYYSPSKWKLCDELCQECNYNINTSEFQKNVSHHGSRLQYLVYLDIRLWKDTRALLHDMYSTSLIINLRYKNIICYQYVDIYPTIVDMYLTMDREPELSIMPTLSTQLFTCPTNSAEIIKHGDLTQILSSVYGFLTAERVTAPGDIDRTHQVSIKSLKNRRWGQIFFDLSYILTRSKNSKFLPNSNIVPMTCDMLVLFQGKPILKREKANHVEYESPDYSAFFQAVSVIYQFGEVIAGALKTTRETELCDILHNYQLAIEYVLTFLVNFENRNFPGLVDEEVDIKLSEEKAYNVEPITGSLIQISDIEEDKVSFLHPVHSFLSWLIEFSRFTDIRNLVEVFQTVKLKHIGSETPSLEVLIFDYPIKTIVLMSQIKAGLWVRNGFSVKSQLQLYKNTSLRDQGYTRDLFLIQVFANLDHPDVITYLILDRWKLLEDWLQNKPSHMYDIKTLPYMLEECLGFFIHLLTEDTHLRGYDEETLIKIKIQREIIHILCFGPLGYSKLCSQIPDHIVADRRFELILKSMTVFKAPKGSNDFGVYYLKDEYLDDVTPYYCHYTANVKDEAIKFVKERISKKKSKPVSDVIIEPKRIKTEELGIYKHVGNFATSTYFTNFLIKVLLFVNSCDTKVVESLLETILHLIHICSLEQTINIDKYGSFFDRFMNWSEEFGASIADLLYKILLAEEFKFSHTKIRSIFKIFNQKYPSFIPTLKARRSEFDISKVDLSSDDANSEDELGKKKRIAKERQAKLMAKFKKQQSSFLKKNQFETIACGSDTEMEELDDHAAWKFPEHHCMLCQNAAEDAGPFGIIAYISKSCEFRNVPFSDEYWFLKAFSDNVDLNGNEYESDINQSLHNSPHTQTWNSFMQQASNSSVIGPGFKLNEFIESHFVASSCGHGMHYQCYVNYISNSRNRQNQITRSTPENMDRKEFLCPLCKALNNIFVPILWSSNNRSLQEFLKPYAGTSPFLDLDMKIAKDRGWTERFQSFSEQEFDSRSILTGISKEMISMDSTKELTKQQRDFRLMLSDMFQTLTLFTFPQVFKADSGFVLIDTIKSIEISLRGVSSGGQLIIHQLSNNILLTLRTLNEFKNSSTLMKVKNWIDSPNLRKSAYSKIFAYIFALSKKSINNYMLEVDFFEHLVNTDTFPSLGFSFNSVLETCFIGHLIQSLSIMVNEMSANCLKKNWAYTVSDIPTIADIPQGISEAAISCFKKLSNSNDVRCIGNDESRKFGEVIYSMLVKIATPFLRRAAIYAYVQCANIDGIDFAASPETEIEADRLCSFLNLKPVCEYLRLFNEESSYEGSVFYDFLTFSSALPKANDVLRIKKQVEYPGIVKLVDLPERLDFFFTKYYYSDRHNNPNKKVEDPAICLFCGDVVDIQKQAIGCKEGQCTTHYLKECSNDVGIFLLPKDRSLLLLHKNGGTFYNAPFLDEHGEIAEESKKAKALHLMKPRYDDFIRNIWLSHNVQNCIVRSLESVLDPGGWETL from the coding sequence atggAAACCGATGAAGAGAATAAGTTGTTAAAAAAGTTTCTTTTACAACTTCCTATCAAGGCAGATTTcgatttcaataaaaatgtCAAAAAAGAGATTCGTAAAGCTTTATTTATGTCGATTTCTAGCAATGGtgaatatttgaattggcTATTCCCTAGTGCATTTTTAGATAACCAATCTTATCAAAGAGACGACATGATCAAGAAAGTAGAAGATGATTATGAATGGacatttaataattattataaagCACTATTATCGAAACGAGACCCAAAACATGATACTCACAGTCATCGTGCTTACCATAAAAACCTGCCTTGTGGAAGAATTTTTCGGAAAGGAGAACCCATACATCGATGTTTGACTTGTGGATTTGATGATACTTGTGCCTTATGTTCACATTGCTTTCAACCAGAGTATCATGAAGGACATAAGGTGCATATTGGTATCTGTCAGCGTGAAAATGGTGGTGTCTGTGATTGTGGAGATCCTGAAGCATGGACTCAAGAGTTATTTTGCCCTTATGCCGTTGATGAAGATTCAACTCCTGTACATGATAAAGAAATACCAGAAAAATTGGCTGCATCAATTTTGACTACAATAGCAATTATTTTAGACTACATGATTGACGTCATAATACACAGTGATTTACAATTCAAAAACCCCGAGGAAACAACTGTACATGCCATTGAATTAAATACTGCAAACAGCACTTTGGATCCAAGAAAATATGGTTGTCACGATAATGAGTTTGTTGATGCTACCAACAATCAATACTATTTAATGTTATATAATGATCAAGTTAGATATTATCGGGATGCAGTACAAAGGGTTCATTTGGCTAGCAAAAAAGTCAAAGATTTTGCAATTATGGTGACAGATAAAGTGcaaaaatttggaaagGCAAAAGTGATAAGCTCACGAAACATTCCACTTTTATTGGAGAGGCAGAAAATATTAAGTGCCACAGGACTAGCGACATGTATAAGAAGCCATAGAGATATATTTAGGGAAGACATGTGTGATGAACTTGTATCGTGGCTTAATGATTTTTCTGAAAGTGAacttttcaaaacaaacGCAGCTGTGAAGGATTTATTTTGTCGAGCTTTTTGTGAAAAGTGGGAGAACGGACTTTTAGGGGTAAGCGAAATTGAGACTAATTATAGTTACAAGGTAGGTACTTTGGACTCCTCTCTTCGAATTCCCAAAATTCCCTCCAGGGAACAAAATACTGATGGTCATTGGTATTACTCTCCCTCTAAATGGAAGTTGTGTGACGAACTTTGTCAAGAATGCAATTATAATATCAATACTTCAGAATTTCAGAAGAACGTTAGTCACCATGGATCCAGACTTCAATATTTGGTGTATTTGGATATCCGTCTTTGGAAAGATACTCGTGCATTATTACATGACATGTATTCCACGTCtttgattatcaatttgCGTTATAAGAATATTATATGCTACCAGTACGTGGATATCTATCCAACAATTGTGGATATGTATCTTACCATGGATAGGGAGCCTGAACTCAGTATCATGCCAACTTTGTCAACACAATTATTCACGTGCCCCACAAACTCGGCAGAAATAATCAAACATGGAGATTTAACACAAATACTTTCTTCAGTTTATGGTTTCTTGACAGCAGAGCGTGTAACAGCTCCTGGTGACATAGATAGGACACATCAAGTATCTATCAAAAGCTTAAAAAATCGACGTTGGGGGCAAATATTTTTCGATCTCAGTTACATCTTAACTAGAAGTAAGAACTCAAAATTTTTACCCAACAGCAACATTGTTCCTATGACTTGTGACATGCTAGTTTTATTTCAAGGTAAGCCTATTTTGAAACGAGAAAAGGCAAATCATGTTGAATACGAGAGTCCCGATTACTCTGCTTTCTTCCAAGCAGTTCTGGTGATCTATCAATTTGGCGAAGTTATTGCAGGAGCTTTGAAGACAACACGAGAGACAGAACTATGTGACATTCTACACAACTACCAATTGGCAATTGAGTATGTCCTAACATTTTTGGTCAATTTTGAGAACAGGAACTTTCCAGGTTTGGTTGACGAAGAAGTGGATATTAAATTATCCGAGGAGAAAGCGTACAATGTTGAACCAATCACTGGAAGTCTAATACAAATCAGtgatattgaagaagaCAAAGTCAGCTTTTTGCATCCAGTTCATTCCTTTTTGAGTTGGTTGATTGAGTTTTCGCGATTCACTGACATTAGGAATTTAGTTGAGGTTTTCCAAACTGTAAAACTCAAACACATTGGATCTGAGACCCCTAGCCTTGAAGTACttatatttgattatcCCATTAAGACTATTGTACTTATGTCTCAAATCAAAGCGGGGCTTTGGGTTAGGAATGGGTTTAGTGTTAAATCGCAATTGCAATTGTACAAAAATACGAGTCTTCGGGACCAAGGTTACACAAgagatttatttttaattcaagTATTTGCTAACCTTGATCATCCTGACGTTATAACCTATTTGATTCTTGACCGCTGGAAATTATTAGAGGATTGGTTACAAAACAAGCCATCTCACATGTATGATATTAAGACTTTGCCGTATATGCTAGAAGAGTGTTTGGGTTTTTTCATTCACTTGTTGACAGAAGATACACATTTGAGAGGATACGACGAGGAAACTTTAATCAAGATAAAAATTCAAAGGGAGATTATCCACATATTGTGCTTCGGTCCCTTGGGATATTCAAAACTTTGTTCTCAAATTCCTGACCATATTGTCGCTGACAGAAGATTTGAACTTatattaaaatcaatgacTGTGTTCAAAGCACCAAAGGGATCAAACGATTTTGGAGTATATTATCTCAAAGATGAGTATCTTGATGACGTTACCCCTTACTATTGCCATTACACCGCCAACGTTAAAGATGAAGCAATAAAGTTTGTGAAGGAAAGAATTagtaaaaagaaaagtaaacCTGTTAGTGATGTTATAATAGAGccaaaaagaattaaaactGAAGAATTGGGGATATACAAGCATGTCGGAAATTTTGCAACTTCCACTTACtttacaaattttttaataaagGTCTTACTTTTTGTCAACAGTTGTGATACAAAAGTTGTTGAGAGTTTGTTGGAAACTATTTTGCATTTGATTCATATTTGCAGTCTTGAGCAAACTAtcaatattgataaatatggTAGTTTCTTTGATAGGTTTATGAATTGGTCAGAGGAATTTGGTGCATCGATTGCCGACTTGttatataaaatattacTTGCCGAAGAATTCAAGTTTTCCCATACCAAAATCAGAAgtatattcaaaattttcaatcaGAAATACCCTAGTTTTATACCAACTTTGAAAGCACGTCGTTctgaatttgatatttcaaaaGTCGATTTGTCGTCTGATGACGCCAATAGTGAAGATGAGCTTGGTAAGAAAAAACGTATTGCCAAAGAACGCCAGGCCAAGTTGATGGCCAAATTTAAAAAGCAGCAGTCGCTGTTtcttaaaaaaaatcaatttgagaCGATTGCATGTGGTAGTGATACAGAAATGGAAGAGTTGGACGACCACGCGGCATGGAAATTCCCAGAGCATCACTGTATGTTGTGTCAAAATGCAGCCGAAGATGCTGGTCCATTTGGAATAATAGCTTATATCTCAAAGTCCTGTGAGTTCCGAAATGTTCCTTTTAGCGACGAATATTGGTTTTTGAAGGCATTCTCAGATAATGTGGATCTCAATGGTAATGAATACGAGCTGGATATAAATCAATCTTTACACAATTCTCCTCATACCCAGACATGGAACTCGTTTATGCAGCAAGCGAGTAATTCAAGTGTTATCGGTCCCGGTTTCAAGTTGAATGAGTTTATTGAGAGTCATTTTGTCGCGCTGAGTTGTGGACATGGAATGCATTACCAATGCTATGTCAACTACATTAGTAATAGTCGAAACAGACAAAATCAGATTACTAGAAGCACTCCTGAAAACATGGATAGAAAGGAATTTCTTTGTCCTCTCTGTAAAGCTTTGAATAATATATTTGTGCCAATTTTATGGTCAAGCAATAATAGAAGTTTACAGGAATTTTTAAAACCTTATGCTGGTACTAGTCCATTTCTTGATTTGGACATGAAAATTGCCAAGGATAGAGGCTGGACTGAAAGGTTTCAAAGCTTTTCCGAGCAGGAGTTTGATTCAAGATCTATTTTGACCGGTATTAGCAAGGAAATGATTTCAATGGACCTGACAAAAGAACTAACAAAACAGCAGAGAGACTTCCGTTTAATGTTGAGTGACATGTTCCAGACTTTGACGTTATTTACATTTCCACAGGTTTTCAAAGCAGACTCaggttttgttttaattgatacGATCAAATCtattgaaatttctttGCGTGGCGTTTCTTCTGGGGGACAGTTGATAATCCATCAACTTTCCAATAATATTTTGCTAACATTGCGAacattaaatgaatttaaaaattcaagtACACTTATGAAGGTGAAAAACTGGATTGATCTGCCAAATCTTAGAAAATCTGcttattcaaaaatttttgccTATATTTTTGCATTATCTAAGAAATctatcaacaattacatGTTAGAAGTGGATTTTTTTGAGCATTTGGTAAACACGGATACGTTCCCATCGCTCggattttcttttaatagTGTTTTAGAAACATGTTTTATTGGTCATTTGATACAAAGTTTAAGCATCATGGTTAATGAGATGAGTGcaaattgtttgaaaaaaaattgggcATACACGGTGTCAGATATTCCCACTATTGCAGACATTCCTCAAGGAATTTCAGAGGCTGCTATCAgttgttttaaaaaattgtcTAATTCCAATGATGTTCGATGTATTGGTAATGATGAAAGTAGAAAGTTTGGTGAAGTGATATATTCCATGTTGGTGAAAATTGCTACTCCGTTTTTAAGAAGGGCCGCCATCTATGCATATGTCCAATGTGCAAATATTGATGGTATTGATTTTGCGGCATCTCCAGAAACAGAAATCGAGGCTGACAGATTATGTTcgtttttgaatttaaaacCCGTTTGTGAATATTTGCGTTTATTTAATGAGGAGAGTTCTTATGAAGGAAGTGTATTTTATGACTTTCTTACTTTCTCATCAGCATTACCAAAGGCGAACGATGTTCTTCGTATTAAAAAGCAAGTTGAATATCCAGGTATTGTAAAACTAGTTGATTTACCAGAAAGacttgatttctttttcaccAAGTATTATTACCTGGATCGACATAATAAcccaaataaaaaagttgaaGATCCAGCAATCTGTTTGTTTTGTGGTGACGTTGTTGACATTCAAAAACAGGCAATAGGTTGCAAAGAGGGACAATGCACCACACATTATTTAAAGGAATGCAGTAACGATGTGGGGATATTTTTATTACCGAAGGACCGTTCTCTATTATTGCTACACAAGAATGGTGGTACCTTCTATAATGCTCCCTTTTTGGATGAACACGGTGAAATTGCCGAGGAAAGCAAAAAGGCAAAAGCGTTGCATCTAATGAAGCCAAGATATGATGACTTTATCAGGAATATTTGGTTGCTGCATAATGTTCAAAATTGTATAGTAAGAAGTTTAGAAAGCGTATTGGATCCTGGAGGCTGGGAAACATTATAG
- a CDS encoding uncharacterized protein (Ortholog(s) have role in protein folding in endoplasmic reticulum and ER membrane protein complex localization) encodes MTVATQKFYYQPSIEANKQKLQHVHDVASLALGVGSGILTLESMNGFIFYLIGITVTNLLFYIICGEGRPSKYFKNPLQEVFISGVFSNIPGFIMMWCLVYALVKSSS; translated from the coding sequence ATGACCGTTGCCACACAGAAGTTTTACTATCAACCCAGCATCGAGGCCAACAAACAGAAATTACAACATGTACATGATGTTGCATCATTAGCATTGGGAGTTGGTTCAGGAATATTGACATTAGAATCTATGAATggatttatattttatttgatagGAATAACAGTCactaatttattattttacaTAATATGTGGCGAAGGCAGGCcatcaaaatatttcaagAATCCTTTGCAAGAGGTGTTTATAAGTGGGGTTTTTAGTAATATACCTGGCTTCATTATGATGTGGTGTTTAGTTTATGCTTTGGTAAAGTCAAGTTCATGA
- a CDS encoding uncharacterized protein (Specificity factor required for ubiquitination and sorting of specific cargo proteins at the multivesicular body; ortholog of S. cerevisiae Ear1; transcript regulated by iron; Ssr1-represssed; Spider biofilm induced), translating into MFLSVLFMAPFTRAHPTIFTQYNGGLDDQQPVIKPPFRHSNGQETSDDDLVTFLIISSITFASLVVVILLSLVIFWVVKRSRQLSQDELDREEENQAYLELNSDEQELYFQSKEFLTNSPYLVGDLTLSQELSIQEKGITAFEFQKDVVLTNNDLMILNKYELNFFQNFECSTQTNLPIPMKNEVYYFESKIYSLPNPDETIISIGLSIKPYPWFRLPGRHPHSICYDSNGYRRHNQPFPFTNDPPFPKLVEGDVIGVGYRTRSGTVFFTRNGKKISESKLGGHVKNFKISNKGQLFPTIGANNVCSVHVNLGQMGFVFIEGNVKHWGYAPLEGNGPAPPVYNKYNSDILLERSEIDDDDLSERENDFPPDFWAINGSENEAARTVSPHALDQDKFSYNAYSEVNSNDERITLASLVPPVKPPSYNEELEEGNSSSTINPMLPEEQKQTEEDKKSNDRHSSEGVADAEDNQNIDAEVVENDEVINDATQAEPFDITAENSNTVEADSININQTADVDNDTPE; encoded by the coding sequence atGTTTCTATCAGTATTATTTATGGCTCCATTCACTAGGGCCCATCCAACTATCTTTACGCAATACAATGGAGGACTCGATGACCAACAACCAGTTATCAAGCCACCATTTAGACATTCAAATGGACAAGAAACCTCAGACGATGATTTAGTCACATTTTTAATCATATCTTCCATAACGTTTGCGTCATTAGTGGTGGTTATACTATTATCATTAGTAATCTTTTGGGTTGTAAAGCGATCACGACAGCTATCTCAGGACGAACTTGACAGGGAGGAGGAAAACCAAGCGTATTTGGAATTGAATTCTGATGAACAAGAACTATATTTTCAATCCAAAGAGTTTTTAACAAATAGTCCGTACTTGGTGGGTGATTTAACCTTGAGTCAAGAATTATCGATACAGGAAAAAGGTATAACGGCATTTGAATTCCAAAAAGATGTGGTTTTGACAAATAACGATTTGATGATTCTCAACAAATATgagttgaatttttttcaaaactttgaATGTTCAACTCAAACGAATTTACCGATTCCAATGAAAAATGAGGTGTATTATTTCGAATCTAAAATATACTCGTTACCTAACCCTGATGAAACAATAATATCTATTGGTTTAAGTATCAAGCCATACCCATGGTTCAGATTACCTGGAAGACACCCACACTCTATTTGTTACGACTCGAATGGCTATCGAAGACATAATCAACCATTCCCATTCACTAACGACCCGCCATTTCCCAAATTGGTCGAAGGCGATGTAATCGGGGTTGGTTATAGAACCCGTTCGGGAACAGTGTTTTTCACACGTAATGGTAAGAAGATAAGTGAATCCAAATTGGGTGGGCATGTcaagaatttcaaaatttccaaCAAGGGTCAACTCTTTCCCACCATAGGTGCCAACAATGTTTGTTCTGTACATGTTAATTTGGGACAAATGGGATTTGTATTTATTGAAGGGAACGTCAAACATTGGGGTTATGCACCACTAGAGGGAAATGGACCAGCTCCTCCTGTCTACAATAAATACAATTCTGATATTTTGCTAGAAAGATCAGAGATagacgatgatgatttgaGTGAAAGAGAAAATGATTTCCCACCAGATTTTTGGGCTATTAATGGAAGCGAAAATGAAGCTGCTCGTACTGTGTCTCCTCATGCTTTAGATCAAGATAAATTCAGTTACAATGCATATTCAGAGGTCAACTCGAACGATGAGAGAATCACATTGGCTAGTTTGGTTCCTCCTGTCAAGCCACCATCCTATAATGAAGAGTTGGAAGAAGGTAACTCGAGCAGTACAATTAATCCTATGTTACCTGAAGAACAAAAGCAAACCgaagaagataaaaagAGTAATGACAGGCATAGTTCTGAGGGTGTTGCCGATGCTGAAGACAACCAAAATATAGATGCAGAGGTTGTGgaaaatgatgaagttATAAACGACGCTACCCAAGCAGAACCATTTGATATAACAGCTGAGAATTCTAACACTGTGGAGGCAGACAGTataaatatcaatcaaACTGCAGATGTAGATAATGACACTCCTGAGTAA
- the ABP1 gene encoding Abp1p (Ortholog of S. cerevisiae Abp1; actin-binding protein of the cortical actin cytoskeleton; caspofungin induced; protein only detected in stationary phase yeast-form cultures; Spider biofilm repressed), producing MEKIDINTNSNKIQQAYDKVVRGDPNATFVVYSVDKNATMDVTETGDGSLEDFVEHFTDGQVQFGLARVTVPGSDVSKNILLGWCPDSAPAKLRLSFANNFADVSRVLSGYHVQITARDQDDLDVNEFLNRVGAAAGARYSTQTSGLKKPSPAAPKPTSKPVVAKSSSASKPSFVPKSTGKPVAPAKPKPKNITKDAGWGDAEDVEERDFDKKPLDNVPSAYKPTKVNIDELRKQKSDTTSSTPKTFKSEPQEEKNDDDGQSKPLSERMKAYDQPSSSDGRLTSLPKPKIGHSVADKYKASASGNGAAPAFGAKPAFGTQSVDSRKDKLVGGLSRDFGAENGKTPAQIWAEKRGKYKTVASDEKETNSSEKVDEPEEHHAADLAKKFEEKANIAGDTPSLPTRNLPPAPPARETAIPSNEKDKEEKEEEEQAPAPSLPTRNLPPPSQRQPEPEPEPEEEEEEEEEEAPAPSLPARNLPPAPKAEAEESKKQSTTATAEYDYEKDEDNEIGFSEGDLIIDIEFVDDDWWQGKHAKTGEVGLFPATYVSLNEKAADKEEEAPAPAPAPSLPSREETQAAPALPSRSEQKPESKTATAEYDYEKDEDNEIGFSEGDLIVEIEFVDDDWWQGKHSKTGEVGLFPANYVVLNE from the coding sequence atggaaaaaattgacattaatacaaattcaaacaaaatcCAACAAGCATACGATAAAGTTGTTAGAGGAGACCCAAATGCAACATTCGTCGTTTATTCTGTTGACAAAAACGCCACTATGGACGTCACTGAAACAGGGGACGGATCATTAGAGGATTTTGTTGAACATTTTACTGATGGACAAGTTCAATTTGGTTTAGCCAGGGTTACTGTTCCAGGATCTGACGTTTCCAAAAACATCTTGTTAGGATGGTGTCCTGACAGTGCTCCAGCAAAATTGAGATTGTCATTTGCCAATAATTTTGCTGATGTGTCCAGAGTATTGAGCGGATACCATGTGCAAATTACTGCAAGGGATCAAGATGATTTAGACGTGAATGAATTCTTGAATAGAGTTGGTGCTGCTGCTGGTGCAAGATATTCCACTCAAACTTCCGGACTCAAAAAACCATCCCCTGCTGCACCTAAACCTACTTCAAAACCTGTTGTTGCTAAATCTAGTTCTGCTTCAAAACCTTCATTTGTACCCAAATCTACTGGGAAGCCTGTTGCTCCAGCTAAGCCAAAACCAAAGAACATCACCAAGGATGCTGGTTGGGGTGATGCTGAAGACGTTGAGGAAAGAGACTTTGACAAGAAACCTTTGGATAACGTTCCATCGGCATATAAACCAACAAAGGTTAACATTGACGAATtgagaaaacaaaaatcagATACAACTAGCTCAACTCCTAAAACATTCAAATCTGAAccacaagaagaaaagaatgaCGATGATGGGCAATCCAAACCTTTATCGGAAAGGATGAAAGCCTATGATCAACCATCAAGTAGTGATGGAAGATTGACTTCTTTaccaaaaccaaagatTGGACATTCTGTTGCCGATAAATATAAAGCTAGTGCATCTGGGAATGGTGCTGCTCCTGCGTTTGGTGCTAAACCAGCATTTGGTACACAATCAGTTGATTCAAGAAAGGATAAATTGGTAGGTGGTTTGTCGAGAGATTTTGGTGCtgaaaatggaaaaacTCCGGCACAAATTTGGGCTGAAAAAAGGGGAAAATACAAAACAGTGGCCTCTGATGAGAAAGAAACTAACTCAAGTGAAAAAGTTGATGAGCCAGAGGAACATCATGCTGCCGACTTGgccaaaaaatttgaagaaaaggCAAATATTGCTGGCGATACTCCTTCCTTGCCAACTAGAAACTTAccaccagcaccaccaGCACGAGAAACCGCAATTCCATCTAACgaaaaagacaaagaagaaaaggaagAGGAAGAACAAGCTCCAGCACCATCTTTGCCTACTAGAAACTTACCACCACCGTCACAAAGACAACCTGAGCCCGAACCAGAAccagaagaagaggaggaagaagaagaagaagaggctCCTGCTCCAAGCTTACCAGCAAGAAATCTCCCACCAGCACCAAAAGCAGAAGCagaagaatcaaaaaaacAGTCAACCACAGCCACCGCAGAGTATGATTACGAAAAGGACgaagataatgaaattggaTTCTCCGAAGGTGACttgattattgatattgaatttgtgGATGACGATTGGTGGCAAGGTAAACATGCTAAAACTGGTGAAGTTGGTTTGTTTCCTGCCACTTATGTGtcattaaatgaaaaagcTGCTGACAAAGAAGAGGAAGCCCCAGCTCCAGCTCCAGCGCCATCATTACCTTCTAGAGAAGAAACACAAGCAGCACCAGCATTACCAAGTAGATCAGAGCAAAAACCAGAATCAAAAACTGCTACAGCTGAATACGATTACGAAAAGGACGAAGACAATGAAATTGGTTTTTCAGAAGgtgatttgattgttgaaatcGAATTTGTTGACGATGATTGGTGGCAAGGAAAACATTCCAAGACAGGAGAAGTCGGATTGTTCCCTGCTAACTATGTTGTCTTGAATGAGTAG